In Chloracidobacterium sp., one genomic interval encodes:
- the mqnE gene encoding aminofutalosine synthase MqnE has protein sequence MQFSFDPKLQDIAFKVEDGERLSFDDGLALYATTDLNALGKLADTVRRRKHGLTTYYNVNRHFNHTNICVADCKFCGFYKRARQEGSYTHSVEEGVQIARDAVAEGATELHIVGGLNSKLPFEYYTDLFSSLKREFPKLHLKALTMVELDFFARFYKMSDEEVIEKLHSAGMDSCPGGGAEIFAEPTRSRICDHKCDGDRWLELAGKVHKAGLKTNATMLYGHIESIEDRIDHLVRLREQQDKTGGFQCFIPLAFYPPGTALSTLPGPDAIDNLKTIAVSRLMLDNFDHIKAYWVMLGKATAQTALHFGANDLDGTITDGGELTHSYSVESGGEVKMTKAEIIDLIHRAGFEAVERDTVYNRVAAV, from the coding sequence ATCTGAACGCGCTCGGAAAATTGGCCGACACCGTACGCCGGCGAAAGCACGGCCTGACGACGTATTACAACGTCAACCGGCACTTCAACCACACGAATATCTGCGTCGCGGATTGCAAATTCTGCGGCTTTTATAAGCGTGCGCGTCAGGAAGGCTCCTATACGCATTCGGTCGAAGAAGGCGTGCAAATAGCCCGCGACGCAGTCGCCGAAGGTGCGACCGAACTGCACATTGTCGGCGGGCTGAACTCGAAACTTCCTTTCGAGTATTACACCGATCTTTTCTCGTCTCTAAAACGCGAATTTCCAAAGCTGCACTTAAAGGCGCTCACGATGGTCGAGCTTGATTTCTTCGCGAGATTCTACAAGATGAGCGACGAGGAAGTGATCGAGAAGCTCCACTCCGCGGGGATGGATTCGTGCCCCGGCGGCGGTGCAGAGATCTTTGCCGAACCGACGCGTTCGCGCATCTGCGACCACAAATGCGACGGCGACCGCTGGCTGGAACTCGCCGGAAAGGTGCATAAAGCGGGCCTCAAGACCAACGCCACGATGCTCTACGGCCACATCGAGTCCATCGAGGACCGCATCGATCACCTCGTCCGTCTCCGCGAGCAGCAGGACAAAACAGGCGGATTCCAATGCTTCATCCCGCTCGCTTTTTATCCGCCCGGCACAGCACTCTCGACGCTTCCCGGCCCCGACGCCATCGACAACCTGAAGACCATCGCCGTTTCACGCCTGATGCTTGACAACTTCGACCACATCAAGGCCTACTGGGTAATGCTCGGCAAAGCCACCGCCCAGACCGCGCTCCACTTCGGGGCCAACGACCTCGACGGCACCATCACCGACGGCGGCGAACTCACCCACAGCTACTCCGTCGAATCCGGCGGCGAAGTAAAAATGACAAAGGCCGAGATCATCGACCTTATCCACCGCGCCGGATTCGAGGCCGTCGAAAGAGATACGGTTTATAACCGCGTCGCCGCAGTGTAA